In the genome of Euleptes europaea isolate rEulEur1 chromosome 7, rEulEur1.hap1, whole genome shotgun sequence, one region contains:
- the LOC130480212 gene encoding solute carrier family 22 member 6-A-like: MSFADILDNLGGMGHFQRMSVAFLAIPLLMLASHNLLQNFTAGVPEHHCQIHITANYTRPANTTKELGADSLIRIAIPVNRKGQPEACRRFVTTQWRLLDPNATAVNDTAMDAEPCSDGWTYDKSMFASTIVSEWDLVCDSRTLRQMAQSIYMAGVLIGSVLFGGLSDRFGRKALIVWCYLQMGVSGACTAFVPNFTAYCVLRFLGGMAMSGISLNSVSLCMEWIPTKYRAIVGTINGYSYTTGQFILAGVAYAIPNWRWLQLTVSLPFFVFFLYSWLFIESARWLAISGQHERAVRGLKRAAWINGRKKEGDELSVEVLKSNMQKELCSTKSSHSMADLVRTPGIRKISCGVSLVWFATSFAYYGLAMDLQNFGFNIYITQLIFGAVDIPAKFISVMTITFVGRRFSQALSLILAGLCILANIFVPQDLSNLRMIFAVIGKGSLAASFNCAYIFSGELFPTVIRQSGMGLGGTMARVGSMIAPLVKMTGEFFPPLPLIIYGAAPIISGIAACFLPETRNVSLPETIEQAELRSRPNQEDELQMKVLLPSTKPDPAKNSS; the protein is encoded by the exons ATGAGTTTTGCTGACATTTTGGACAACTTGGGAGGGATGGGGCACTTTCAAAGGATGTCCGTCGCCTTCCTGGCTATTCCACTGTTGATGCTGGCCTCTCACAACCTTCTGCAGAATTTCACGGCTGGGGTCCCCGAACATCACTGCCAGATTCATATCACGGCCAATTACACCCGCCCCGCCAACACCACCAAAGAGCTGGGAGCGGACAGCCTCATTAGAATCGCCATCCCTGTGAATAGGAAGGGGCAGCCAGAGGCGTGTCGGCGGTTTGTCACCACCCAGTGGCGGCTTCTGGACCCTAACGCCACCGCTGTCAATGACACAGCGATGGATGCTGAACCATGTTCTGATGGGTGGACGTATGACAAGAGCATGTTCGCCAGCACCATAGTCAGTGAG tgGGATTTAGTGTGCGACTCCCGAACTCTGAGGCAAATGGCTCAGTCCATCTACATGGCTGGAGTGCTGATAGGATCAGTGCTGTTTGGTGGTCTCTCAGACAG GTTCGGCCGGAAGGCCCTCATCGTCTGGTGCTACTTGCAGATGGGGGTGTCGGGCGCCTGCACGGCCTTTGTGCCAAACTTTACTGCCTACTGTGTCCTCCGCTTCCTGGGTGGAATGGCCATGTCGGGGATTTCTCTCAACTCTGTCTCACTGT GTATGGAGTGGATTCCGACCAAATATCGTGCTATCGTTGGCACTATCAATGGTTACAGCTACACCACCGGGCAGTTCATCCTGGCTGGAGTGGCATATGCCATCCCCAACTGGCGTTGGCTGCAACTCACCGTCTCGCTGCCGTTCTTTGTATTCTTCCTCTACTCCTG GCTGTTTATTGAGTCGGCACGCTGGCTGGCAATCTCTGGACAGCATGAGCGGGCTGTGAGAGGCCTGAAGCGGGCTGCCTGGATCAacgggagaaagaaagaaggagatgAACTCAGCGTGGAG GTTTTGAAATCTAACATGCAAAAGGAGCTCTGCTCCACTAAGTCTAGCCACAGCATGGCTGACCTGGTGCGGACGCCCGGCATTCGCAAAATCTCCTGCGGGGTCTCTCTTGTCTG GTTCGCCACCAGCTTTGCCTATTATGGGCTAGCCATGGACCTGCAGAACTTTGGCTTCAACATCTACATAACCCAGCTGATCTTTGGTGCCGTTGACATCCCAGCTAAGTTCATCTCGGTGATGACCATCACGTTTGTGGGCCGCCGGTTTTCGCAGGCCTTGTCTCTCATCTTGGCTGGGCTGTGTATCTTGGCCAATATCTTCGTGCCTCAAG ATCTAAGCAATCTGCGAATGATATTTGCTGTGATTGGGAAGGGCTCACTGGCAGCCTCATTCAACTGTGCTTACATCTTTTCTGGAGAGCTTTTCCCAACTGTGATCAG GCAGTCAGGGATGGGCCTCGGAGGCACCATGGCCCGTGTGGGCAGCATGATAGCCCCTCtggtgaagatgactggggagttTTTCCCACCCCTGCCGCTGATAATCTACGGAGCTGCACCCATAATTTCTGGCATTGCCGCTTGTTTCCTTCCAGAGACCAGGAATGTCTCATTGCCGGAGACCATTGAGCAGGCGGAATTGAG GTCAAGGCCCAACCAAGAAGACGAACTGCAAATGAAGGTTCTTCTCCCCTCCACCAAGCCCGACCCAGCAAAAAACAGCAGCTGA